One window of Quercus robur chromosome 5, dhQueRobu3.1, whole genome shotgun sequence genomic DNA carries:
- the LOC126726913 gene encoding serine acetyltransferase 1, chloroplastic-like: MAACIANSRSETSSTDPFTLDSSKCQISTRCRTQLCRLNLSNLVSGKTSNWGGKKVSNSSKTTLHDEDEDGLWLKIQEEALHDLEQEPILFKYYYSSILSHVSLESALASHLAMKLSNAHIASDALMEVFLSVFHEDHEVRRAIRDDLKAVRERDPACISYVHCLLNFKGFLACQAHRVAHKLWSQGRAVMALLIQSRISEVFAVDIHPGVKIGRGILLDHATGIVIGETAVIGDNVTILHNVTLGGTGKVYGDRHPKIGDGVLIGAGTKVLGSIRIGEGAKIGAGSVVLKEVPPKTTVVGNPARLVEGKEKLVI, encoded by the coding sequence ATGGCTGCTTGTATTGCTAATTCAAGAAGTGAAACTTCCAGTACTGATCCATTTACTTTAGACTCCAGCAAGTGCCAAATTAGTACTCGTTGCAGGACCCAACTTTGCAGACTCAATTTGTCAAATCTGGTTTCTGGTAAAACCAGCAACTGGGGTGGGAAGAAAGtctcaaattcatcaaaaaccACTCTGCATGATGAGGATGAAGATGGGTTGTGGTTGAAAATTCAAGAGGAAGCTTTACATGATTTAGAACAAGAGCCTATCTTGTTCAAGTACTACTACTCATCAATATTGTCGCATGTTTCACTAGAGAGTGCATTAGCGAGTCACCTAGCCATGAAGTTAAGCAATGCACATATTGCTAGTGATGCACTGATGGAAGTTTTCTTAAGCGTTTTTCATGAAGATCATGAGGTCAGGAGAGCCATCAGAGATGATCTCAAGGCTGTAAGAGAACGAGACCCAGCTTGCATCAGTTATGTTCATTGCTTGTTGAATTTCAAAGGTTTCCTTGCATGCCAAGCTCATAGGGTGGCACATAAATTGTGGTCACAAGGTAGGGCTGTCATGGCACTTCTAATTCAGAGTAGAATATCCGAGGTTTTTGCAGTAGACATCCATCCTGGAGTGAAAATCGGACGGGGAATATTACTTGATCATGCCACCGGAATTGTGATTGGAGAGACGGCAGTCATAGGTGACAACGTTACAATTCTACATAATGTGACACTAGGTGGTACAGGAAAAGTTTATGGGGATAGGCATCCTAAGATAGGTGATGGGGTTTTAATAGGTGCAGGAACTAAGGTTTTGGGTAGTATAAGAATTGGAGAAGGGGCTAAAATTGGTGCAGGGTCAGTGGTTCTAAAGGAGGTGCCTCCTAAGACTACAGTTGTTGGAAACCCAGCTAGATTGGTTGAAGGGAAAGAGAAACTTGTCATATGA
- the LOC126726912 gene encoding uncharacterized protein LOC126726912: MYIDEIDWNTNIDPELIKELDEELHNMQQENNNNPREFSNVVDLGALKKEVREWNPWESWGNGGDKAWDDFGNKGRRWNQQEPKNLNNGHNTWESRIEQNNGALKDRGWGDCEENRWGRNEWDNGDNPWPVENKWGDFENKDWGWNQREPKNLNNDGNTLESRFRQNKGAFKDRGWRDCGGNGWGRNQGDNGDNPLPVKNKGWGEFENNDWGWNQKGLKNLNSGDNPWESRFRQNNGILEDRGWRDCAGNGFSRKQWGKNNNELKHREFTRTDRGTWNEGSWTRGSGEARGTWNEGSRKRSVGRKGTWNEGGHKRGGSHLYTMDTKCSRPRQWLSNRSFLEER, from the coding sequence ATGTATATTGATGAAATAGATTGGAATACTAACATTGATCCTGAACTGATTAAGGAATTGGATGAAGAGTTGCATAATATGcaacaagaaaataataacaatcCTCGTGAATTTTCCAATGTGGTGGATCTTGGAGCTCTGAAAAAAGAAGTAAGGGAGTGGAACCCATGGGAATCTTGGGGAAATGGTGGGGATAAGGCATGGGATGATTTTGGGAATAAAGGTAGGAGATGGAACCAGCAGGAGCCaaagaatttgaataatggTCACAATACTTGGGAAAGCCGAATTGAACAGAATAATGGTGCCTTAAAAGATAGAGGGTGGGGAGATTGTGAGGAAAACAGATGGGGTAGGAATGAGTGGGATAATGGTGACAACCCTTGGCCAGTGGAGAATAAGTGGGGTGATTTTGAGAATAAAGATTGGGGCTGGAACCAGAGGGAGCCAAAGAATTTGAATAATGATGGCAATACTTTGGAAAGCAGATTTAGACAGAATAAAGGAGCTTTTAAAGATAGAGGATGGAGAGATTGTGGGGGAAATGGATGGGGTAGGAATCAGGGGGATAATGGTGACAATCCTTTGCCAGTGAAAAATAAAGGATGGGGTGAATTTGAGAATAACGATTGGGGCTGGAACCAAAAGGggctaaaaaatttaaatagtggTGACAATCCTTGGGAAAGCAGATTTAGACAGAATAATGGAATTTTAGAAGATAGAGGATGGAGAGATTGTGCGGGAAATGGATTTAGTAGGAAACAGTGGggcaaaaataataatgagtTAAAGCATCGGGAATTTACAAGAACTGATAGGGGAACATGGAATGAGGGTAGCTGGACAAGGGGAAGTGGTGAAGCTAGGGGAACCTGGAATGAGGGTAGCAGGAAGAGAAGTGTTGGACGTAAGGGAACCTGGAATGAGGGTGGCCATAAAAGGGGAGGATCTCATCTGTATACAATGGATACCAAATGCTCTAGGCCAAGACAATGGTTATCAAACAGGTCGTTTTTGGAGGAGAGGTGA